A window of the Vespa velutina chromosome 7, iVesVel2.1, whole genome shotgun sequence genome harbors these coding sequences:
- the LOC124950609 gene encoding protein windpipe, which produces MKTVGSFISFLLVILHSSSLTNCLCYLENETEAQCQKLEDVKYIDAFQLESLKVAKINGTLDPEIFKNLTNLKHLDLSDGDLKRIKPDTFRMLVNLKSLDLSNNRLEHLNLSSLEGLHELRSLNLRKNNIAQFPVVLLRLKNLKHLDIHGNPLQCNCATLLARNLLITRGVKLSKKIICVGPNSWKGSSLLKLETQRICKEEQDDKEMLGDQPYQGSGDGGSGDVFDEIDADDEFQDILESSEKIPVQEVETPVPDIKQLSSVEPSTTASMVTTEIIPIINETLYPIVSTESSVEKFVKESDELFFDSEEQKQKFTTEMSLKKPVKDSLFYPVEGSGDEGSGLDGSGFDILSHNDEENDEKLIYTPTKTTSTESIIDMIFGVFTGSTATEKKEEPSLEEEEFIDASPTKTFHETEEELVTKLITKATTATISIASSSTIGPELVEVNEADDMSKLGTIRAEPAGPAEVSSRNDELAEVSPARQSKKGMGSYVVLAALLVILAALIGFAAYKGDFCRKKRKRGDVENGTEMKDMQKSLLDTGNQVQPKIASNGNPENVPLVDSTIEHEDRKESMGSQERMRGQNGHQDQTDNTDPVKPPRKVLGTLEETKPIQEALQDSISSKDESFSARTSPVESARTTSPRLSETNGPPLSPGAQRVKITLQENPDSVPKTPILITRTSVGDNLVKTP; this is translated from the coding sequence atgaagacaGTAGGGAGCTTCATCTCGTTCCTCCTCGTTATTCTACATAGTTCGAGCTTGACGAATTGTCTGTGCTACTTGGAGAACGAAACGGAGGCGCAATGTCAAAAATTAGAAGACGTCAAATACATCGATGCCTTTCAATTGGAATCGTTGAAAGTAGCAAAGATCAACGGCACCTTGGATCCAGAGATTTTTAAGAATTTGACCAATCTCAAACATTTGGATTTGTCTGATggcgatttaaaaagaataaaacctGATACTTTTCGAATGTTGGTCAACTTGAAGAGTCTCGACTTATCGAACAACAGATTGGAACACCTGAACTTGTCATCGTTAGAGGGATTACACGAGTTACGTAGTTTAAATCttcgaaagaataatatcGCTCAGTTCCCAGTTGTATTGTTACGTTTGAAGAATCTGAAACATTTGGATATTCATGGGAATCCGCTTCAATGTAATTGCGCAACTTTACTCGCAAGAAACTTGTTGATAACGAGAGGTGTCAAGTTGTCGAAGAAGATCATTTGTGTTGGTCCGAATAGTTGGAAAGGTTCGTCGCTTTTGAAATTGGAAACACAGAGGATTTGCAAAGAGGAGCAGGATGATAAAGAGATGTTAGGTGATCAGCCATACCAAGGATCAGGAGACGGGGGTTCTGGTGATGTTTTTGACGAGATAGATGCCGATGACGAGTTTCAAGATATTCTGGAAAGTTCCGAAAAAATACCAGTTCAAGAGGTCGAGACTCCAGTTCCGGATATAAAACAATTGTCCAGCGTGGAACCATCAACGACTGCATCTATGGTAACAACAGAAATTATTCCCATTATTAATGAAACTTTATATCCAATAGTATCAACCGAATCGTCTGTTGAAAAATTTGTGAAGGAATCCGACGAGTTGTTCTTTGATTCTGAAGAACAGAAACAAAAGTTTACTACTGAAATGTCATTGAAAAAGCCAGTAAAGGATAGTTTATTTTATCCCGTTGAAGGATCGGGAGACGAAGGTTCTGGTTTAGATGGTTCTGGTTTTGATATACTCTCTCACAATGATGaggaaaacgatgaaaaattaatttatacgcCGACGAAAACTACTTCTACCGAAAGCATTATAGATATGATCTTTGGTGTGTTCACCGGGTCAACTGCTAccgaaaagaaggaagagcctagtctcgaagaagaagaattcatAGATGCATCGCCAACGAAAACTTTCCATGAAACTGAAGAGGAGCTCGTTACAAAGTTGATAACGAAAGCAACAACTGCGACCATTTCAATTGCCTCTTCTTCAACAATTGGTCCAGAATTGGTAGAAGTTAACGAGGCCGACGACATGTCGAAATTAGGTACGATCCGTGCCGAACCAGCCGGACCAGCCGAAGTCTCTAGTAGAAACGATGAATTAGCGGAGGTGTCACCAGCCAGACAATCTAAAAAGGGAATGGGTTCTTACGTTGTCTTGGCTGCTTTGTTGGTCATTCTTGCGGCTTTGATAGGATTCGCAGCTTACAAGGGCGACTTTtgtaggaagaaaaggaaacgaggTGATGTTGAGAACGGTACTGAGATGAAGGATATGCAGAAGTCTCTTTTAGATACGGGTAATCAAGTGCAACCGAAAATAGCATCGAACGGTAATCCAGAAAATGTGCCATTGGTCGATAGTACGATCGAACACGAAGACAGAAAAGAATCTATGGGGTCTcaggagagaatgagaggtCAAAATGGTCATCAGGATCAAACAGATAATACGGATCCCGTGAAACCTCCAAGAAAAGTATTGGGTACACTGGAAGAAACGAAGCCTATTCAAGAGGCTTTGCAGGATTCGATATCCTCAAAAGATGAATCATTTTCAGCGAGGACGAGTCCCGTGGAATCAGCAAGAACGACCAGTCCGCGTCTTTCAGAAACAAATGGTCCACCCTTGAGTCCTGGAGCTCAGAGAGTAAAAATTACTCTTCAAGAGAATCCAGATAGCGTCCCGAAAACGCCTATACTCATAACGCGAACGTCCGTTGGTGATAATCTAGTCAAGACACCGTGA